A part of Acidimicrobiales bacterium genomic DNA contains:
- a CDS encoding glutathione peroxidase: MSIFDVPINTLQGEPSSLAEHRGKALLLVNVASKCGLTPQYAGLEELHERFADRGFEVLGFPCNQFLGQEPGSAEEIATFCSTTYGVTFPLFEKIDVNGEGRHPIYAELTEVADAEGKAGDVQWNFEKFLVSPDGEIVARFRPMTEPLSDDVVAAVEATLPS; the protein is encoded by the coding sequence GTGTCCATCTTCGACGTCCCGATCAACACCCTGCAGGGCGAGCCCAGCTCGCTGGCCGAGCACCGGGGCAAGGCCCTGCTGCTCGTGAACGTGGCCTCCAAGTGCGGGCTGACGCCTCAGTACGCCGGGCTGGAGGAGCTGCACGAGCGCTTCGCCGACCGGGGGTTCGAGGTGCTCGGGTTCCCGTGCAACCAGTTCCTGGGCCAGGAGCCCGGCTCGGCCGAGGAGATCGCGACGTTCTGCAGCACCACCTACGGGGTGACCTTCCCCCTGTTCGAGAAGATCGACGTGAACGGTGAGGGCCGCCACCCGATCTACGCCGAGCTCACCGAGGTGGCCGACGCCGAGGGCAAGGCCGGCGACGTCCAGTGGAACTTCGAGAAGTTCCTGGTGTCGCCCGACGGCGAGATCGTGGCCCGGTTCCGGCCCATGACCGAGCCGCTCTCCGACGACGTCGTGGCCGCGGTGGAGGCGACCCTGCCGTCCTGA